A single Alistipes sp. ZOR0009 DNA region contains:
- a CDS encoding SpoIID/LytB domain-containing protein has protein sequence MNNPEISVGILSATRIEFILDGEFNFEGRTYAGKHQIEYADGKILFDGQPFDKVQLIPKSENSIFTLLDVVIGIGFHWERTENQRFEGKLELIVEGEKITAINRIPIESYLISVISSEMSATSSLELLKAHAVISRSWMLSQIEKKNNLEQSNTAYTSDTRTETEWIKWWDREDHANFDVCADDHCQRYQGITRASTSLEAVKAAVNSTHGILLTFDGKICDARFSKCCGGAVEEFDNCWEPVKHPYLTKLYDNSNGVLPNLSVNANAEEWIRTSPEAFCNSKEAEVLSQVLNNYDQETADFYRWKVEYTTKQITDLAKRKIGVDFGEIQELLPLERGTSGRILRLKVVGKLKTLILGKELLIRKAFSESHLYSSAFVVDKTSSGFVLTGAGWGHGVGLCQIGAAVMAHKGYSYNEILNHYFPNALVQKIY, from the coding sequence ATGAATAACCCTGAAATATCGGTTGGCATACTATCCGCAACACGAATTGAATTCATTCTGGATGGAGAGTTTAACTTCGAAGGAAGAACTTACGCTGGCAAGCATCAAATTGAATACGCTGACGGCAAAATTCTTTTTGATGGGCAACCTTTTGACAAGGTTCAGCTCATCCCTAAAAGCGAGAACTCTATCTTTACCCTACTCGATGTAGTGATTGGCATAGGCTTTCACTGGGAAAGAACGGAGAACCAACGCTTCGAAGGAAAGCTGGAGCTTATTGTAGAGGGAGAAAAAATAACAGCAATCAACCGTATTCCAATAGAAAGCTATCTTATAAGCGTTATATCATCCGAAATGAGCGCCACCAGCTCGCTGGAACTACTGAAAGCACACGCAGTTATATCGCGCAGCTGGATGCTATCACAAATAGAGAAAAAAAACAATCTGGAGCAGTCGAATACAGCCTACACCAGCGACACCAGAACAGAAACTGAGTGGATTAAATGGTGGGACAGAGAAGATCATGCCAACTTCGATGTGTGTGCCGACGATCACTGCCAACGCTACCAAGGTATCACCCGCGCAAGCACCTCTTTAGAAGCCGTGAAAGCAGCCGTAAACAGCACGCACGGTATACTACTTACATTCGACGGCAAGATTTGTGATGCCCGCTTCTCCAAATGTTGCGGTGGCGCAGTAGAAGAGTTTGACAACTGCTGGGAACCAGTAAAGCATCCCTATTTGACAAAACTTTACGATAACTCCAATGGAGTCCTTCCAAATTTATCGGTAAACGCTAATGCCGAAGAGTGGATAAGAACATCGCCTGAGGCGTTTTGTAACAGCAAAGAAGCGGAAGTTCTATCGCAGGTTCTCAATAACTACGACCAAGAGACGGCTGACTTTTACCGATGGAAAGTTGAATACACGACAAAACAAATTACCGATCTAGCAAAACGCAAGATTGGCGTTGATTTTGGAGAAATTCAGGAACTACTGCCTCTAGAACGAGGAACATCGGGACGAATACTACGCTTAAAGGTTGTAGGAAAACTGAAAACATTAATATTAGGCAAGGAGTTGCTTATCCGCAAAGCCTTTTCGGAATCTCACCTTTACAGCTCGGCCTTTGTTGTAGATAAAACTAGTAGCGGCTTCGTCTTAACAGGCGCTGGCTGGGGACATGGAGTTGGTTTATGCCAGATAGGGGCAGCTGTTATGGCTCACAAAGGATATAGCTACAACGAAATACTAAACCACTACTTTCCGAACGCCTTAGTCCAAAAAATATACTAA